Proteins encoded in a region of the Methylobacterium radiotolerans JCM 2831 genome:
- a CDS encoding MucR family transcriptional regulator, whose translation MSENAGSEHGPAIGLAVDIVAAYVSNNSVPVSELPGLIGGIHAALNGLTTQGRAANSAVEKLSPSQIRKSVTTDHIVSFEDGKPYKTLRRHLTLRGLTPEAYREKWGLPRDYPMTAASYSAQRSELARALGLGQQRRKTRGGTAAAPEAPPAPAAKSRGRKKVPAE comes from the coding sequence GTGAGTGAGAACGCAGGCAGCGAGCACGGCCCGGCGATCGGGCTCGCAGTCGATATCGTCGCCGCTTACGTGTCGAACAATTCCGTTCCGGTGTCGGAACTTCCCGGATTGATCGGCGGGATCCACGCGGCGCTGAACGGTTTGACAACTCAAGGTCGCGCCGCGAATTCGGCGGTTGAAAAATTAAGTCCGTCCCAGATCCGCAAGTCGGTCACGACTGATCATATTGTCAGCTTCGAGGACGGGAAGCCGTATAAGACGCTCCGCCGGCACCTGACGCTGCGCGGCCTGACGCCCGAGGCCTACCGCGAGAAGTGGGGTTTGCCGCGGGACTATCCGATGACCGCGGCGAGCTATTCGGCGCAGCGATCCGAGCTGGCCCGCGCCCTCGGCCTCGGACAGCAGCGCCGCAAGACCCGCGGCGGGACCGCGGCCGCACCCGAGGCGCCGCCCGCGCCGGCCGCCAAATCGCGGGGCCGGAAGAAGGTGCCGGCCGAGTAA
- a CDS encoding phasin family protein has translation MGNDNLPTISGETGRAVAESGVARAREAYERFAEAGEMALNAFEASMAQSFEGWRSVMGSSRETAHQLTDSNVAGARRMREQWDAAGARLYNAFEDNAVHAMAAMREIGHRMLVASDTNVRASLDFADRVAKAADAREVAALNIAFLQEQARRLTDQMVDLHQTTGRLAREAAARTETP, from the coding sequence GTGGGGAACGACAACCTGCCGACGATCTCCGGGGAGACCGGCCGCGCCGTGGCCGAGAGCGGCGTCGCCCGCGCGCGCGAGGCGTACGAGCGCTTCGCCGAGGCGGGCGAGATGGCTCTGAATGCCTTCGAGGCGTCGATGGCGCAGAGCTTCGAGGGCTGGCGCTCGGTGATGGGATCCAGCCGCGAGACCGCGCACCAGCTCACCGACAGCAACGTGGCGGGTGCTCGCCGGATGCGCGAGCAGTGGGATGCCGCCGGCGCCCGGCTCTACAACGCCTTCGAGGACAACGCCGTCCATGCCATGGCTGCGATGCGCGAGATCGGTCACCGGATGCTCGTCGCGTCCGACACCAATGTCCGCGCGAGCCTGGACTTCGCGGACCGCGTCGCCAAGGCGGCCGACGCCCGCGAGGTCGCGGCGCTGAACATCGCGTTCCTGCAGGAGCAGGCCCGTCGGCTGACCGACCAGATGGTCGACCTCCACCAGACGACCGGCCGTCTCGCCCGCGAGGCTGCCGCGCGCACGGAGACCCCGTGA
- a CDS encoding alpha/beta fold hydrolase yields the protein MTAGTAAPDTGPETMPRLDDLSRADVPFRTGHFQAYAPHDFHRIAYVEWGDPDSPHVVVCVHGLSRQGRDFDALGYRLAKLGYRVICPDLPGRGLSGWLKDPELYGLPQYAADMAALIAHLRVPGKIDWVGTSLGGLTGMVLAAAARSPIRRMVINDIGPFLPWAPIREIGSRLRDAPRLHHNLASGESRLRTVLGAFGPLTDEQWRHIAKHSFFQEPNGGWRPHYDPGIGDAFRPGRVYSVSMWRDWDAITCPVLLLRGAHSELLLASTADEMTRRGPPTRRVEIPDCGHAPALLDDEQLRIVADWLGPAA from the coding sequence GTGACCGCCGGCACCGCGGCGCCGGATACCGGACCCGAGACCATGCCGCGGCTCGACGACCTGAGCCGCGCCGACGTGCCGTTCCGGACCGGCCATTTCCAGGCCTACGCACCCCACGATTTCCACCGCATCGCCTACGTGGAGTGGGGCGACCCGGACAGCCCGCACGTCGTCGTCTGCGTCCACGGCCTCAGTCGCCAGGGCCGCGATTTCGACGCCCTGGGCTACCGGCTGGCGAAGCTCGGCTACCGGGTGATCTGCCCGGACCTGCCCGGGCGCGGCCTGAGCGGCTGGTTGAAGGATCCGGAACTCTACGGCCTGCCGCAATACGCCGCCGACATGGCCGCGCTCATCGCCCATCTCCGGGTTCCCGGGAAGATCGACTGGGTCGGCACCTCCCTCGGTGGCCTGACCGGTATGGTCCTGGCCGCCGCCGCCCGGTCCCCGATCCGCCGCATGGTGATCAACGATATCGGCCCGTTCCTGCCCTGGGCGCCGATCCGCGAGATCGGATCGCGCCTGCGCGACGCGCCCCGGCTCCACCACAACCTCGCATCGGGCGAGTCGCGCCTGCGCACGGTGCTGGGTGCCTTCGGGCCGCTCACCGACGAGCAGTGGCGACACATCGCCAAGCACAGCTTTTTCCAGGAGCCGAACGGCGGCTGGCGACCCCACTACGATCCCGGCATCGGCGACGCGTTCCGTCCGGGCCGCGTCTACAGCGTGAGCATGTGGCGCGACTGGGACGCGATCACCTGTCCGGTCCTGCTCCTGCGCGGTGCGCACTCGGAACTGCTCCTCGCCTCGACCGCCGACGAGATGACCCGGCGGGGACCGCCGACGCGGCGTGTCGAGATCCCCGATTGCGGCCACGCGCCGGCACTGCTCGACGACGAGCAGTTGCGAATCGTCGCCGACTGGCTCGGCCCCGCGGCGTAA
- a CDS encoding nucleoside deaminase, with amino-acid sequence MAADPIHPARAEASGSLTALDHAFAAARAAAAAGEVPVGAAVVRDGTVLAVAHNRPRELHDPTAHAEILAIRAACATLGTERLVGCDLYVTLEPCPMCAGAISFARIRRLYYGAADPKGGGVEHGPRVFDQPTCHHAPEVYGGFREREAAALLRAFFAQRRD; translated from the coding sequence TTGGCTGCCGATCCGATCCATCCGGCCAGGGCGGAAGCGTCCGGAAGCCTGACCGCGCTCGATCACGCTTTCGCGGCCGCCCGCGCCGCAGCCGCGGCCGGGGAGGTCCCGGTCGGCGCCGCGGTGGTCCGGGACGGGACCGTCCTGGCGGTCGCCCACAATCGGCCGCGCGAACTGCACGATCCGACGGCGCATGCGGAGATCCTGGCGATCCGCGCGGCCTGCGCCACGCTCGGCACCGAGCGCCTCGTCGGCTGCGATCTCTACGTCACCCTGGAGCCGTGCCCGATGTGTGCCGGCGCGATATCCTTCGCCCGGATCCGGCGGCTCTACTACGGCGCGGCCGATCCGAAGGGGGGCGGGGTCGAGCACGGGCCGCGCGTCTTCGACCAGCCGACCTGTCACCACGCGCCGGAAGTCTACGGCGGTTTCCGCGAGCGCGAGGCGGCGGCCCTGCTCAGGGCGTTCTTCGCGCAACGCCGGGACTGA
- a CDS encoding DUF1328 domain-containing protein gives MIGWAVTFLVVALVAALLGFGGIAGTAMEAAKIVFFVAIALFLISAVFGVMRGRSPRL, from the coding sequence ATGATCGGTTGGGCTGTCACGTTTCTCGTCGTCGCTCTCGTGGCGGCGCTCCTCGGTTTCGGCGGCATCGCCGGCACGGCGATGGAGGCGGCCAAGATCGTCTTCTTCGTGGCGATCGCGCTGTTCCTGATCTCCGCCGTGTTCGGTGTGATGCGCGGGCGTTCGCCCAGGCTCTGA
- a CDS encoding outer membrane beta-barrel protein translates to MRLVAAALGVALAAPAAAQRFDATSPVTGQPDNPGIGQDTAPNGLPALKRSIPDGLNRDQTRGALGGDATGGEQTGGDSLRSPLSPPAPTQIPGQPGLSQLSTRVTTGGRRTGGSSTAPANLAPSTLLRTRAAPPRRIGSATRRVTQDVTQIPPPALRLTPVVQQAVVGVPNPQVVTPIRPTLPFQSIAPALGLLTPGFILGTDLARAIPTDPAYAPIGYQVGTFTVLPTFAQSVGYDTNPDQTTRQIAKGSVALRTDATVDFRSNWASSSLQGSLRGSYLETPQNEAASRPAADGVVRLRIDANRDLRIDAEGRFLVDTQRTSSANLQAATATTRPLLAVYGGSLGATETFNRLSVTLRGSVDRSEFDNARLADGTIVNQSDRNLNQYSLQLRTAYEINPDFSPFIDLFGDTRVYDQRFDATGIRRDSDGIAVAFGTSIGLARSVTGEISAGIQHRTYVDPSLRDINAPLLNAALVWAASPLTTVRFTAATGVTETTIPGSSGVLTEVATLEVQHDLLRNLSIVLGGSYLRNDYQSSSIRENGFSATARLDYHFTRWLTLRGTYIYQKFDSTVAGSSFRENTFLLGLRVNP, encoded by the coding sequence ATGCGGCTCGTCGCGGCGGCGCTCGGAGTCGCTCTCGCGGCGCCCGCGGCAGCCCAGCGGTTCGATGCGACGAGCCCTGTCACCGGGCAGCCCGACAATCCCGGTATCGGCCAGGACACGGCCCCGAACGGTCTGCCCGCGCTCAAGCGCAGCATCCCGGACGGCCTGAACCGCGACCAGACCCGCGGCGCGCTCGGCGGCGACGCGACCGGCGGCGAGCAGACCGGCGGCGACAGCCTCCGATCACCGCTCTCGCCCCCCGCGCCGACGCAGATCCCGGGTCAGCCCGGCTTGTCCCAGCTCAGCACCCGCGTCACCACGGGGGGACGGCGCACCGGCGGATCCTCGACGGCGCCGGCCAACCTCGCGCCGTCGACCCTCCTGCGCACGCGGGCCGCGCCGCCGCGGCGGATCGGCTCCGCGACGCGGCGAGTGACCCAGGACGTGACGCAGATCCCGCCGCCGGCGCTGCGGCTGACGCCGGTGGTCCAACAGGCAGTGGTCGGCGTTCCGAACCCGCAGGTCGTGACGCCGATCCGGCCGACCCTCCCGTTCCAGTCCATCGCGCCGGCTCTCGGGCTCCTGACCCCGGGCTTCATCCTTGGCACCGACCTGGCGCGCGCGATCCCGACCGACCCGGCCTACGCGCCGATCGGCTATCAGGTCGGGACCTTCACGGTGCTCCCGACCTTCGCGCAGAGCGTCGGCTACGACACGAATCCGGACCAGACCACCCGCCAGATCGCCAAGGGCTCGGTCGCGCTGCGCACCGACGCCACGGTCGACTTCCGCAGCAACTGGGCCTCCAGCTCGCTCCAGGGCTCTCTCCGGGGATCCTACCTGGAGACGCCGCAGAACGAGGCGGCGAGCCGCCCCGCGGCCGACGGCGTGGTCCGGCTGCGCATCGACGCCAACCGGGACCTGCGCATCGACGCGGAGGGGCGGTTCCTGGTGGACACGCAGCGGACTTCGAGCGCCAACCTCCAGGCCGCCACCGCCACGACGCGGCCGCTCCTGGCCGTCTACGGCGGTTCGCTCGGGGCCACGGAGACGTTCAACCGCCTGTCGGTCACCCTGCGCGGGTCCGTCGACCGCTCCGAGTTCGACAATGCGCGCCTCGCGGACGGGACGATCGTCAACCAGTCCGACCGCAACCTGAACCAGTACAGCCTGCAACTGCGCACGGCCTACGAGATCAATCCGGATTTCAGCCCGTTCATCGATCTGTTCGGCGATACGCGCGTCTACGACCAGCGCTTCGACGCGACGGGCATCCGACGGGATTCGGACGGCATCGCGGTCGCCTTCGGAACGAGCATCGGCCTCGCGCGCTCGGTGACGGGCGAGATCTCGGCCGGCATCCAGCACCGGACCTACGTCGATCCGAGCCTGCGCGACATCAACGCCCCGCTGCTCAACGCGGCCCTTGTATGGGCGGCGAGCCCGCTCACCACCGTGCGGTTCACCGCCGCGACCGGCGTCACCGAGACGACGATCCCGGGCTCCAGCGGCGTGCTCACCGAGGTCGCCACGCTGGAAGTGCAGCATGACCTGCTGCGCAACCTCTCGATCGTCCTCGGCGGATCGTATCTCCGGAACGACTACCAGAGCAGCAGCATCCGCGAGAACGGCTTCTCGGCGACCGCGCGGCTCGACTACCACTTCACCCGCTGGCTGACCCTGCGCGGCACTTACATCTATCAGAAGTTTGACAGCACGGTCGCCGGATCCAGCTTCCGGGAGAACACCTTCCTGCTCGGCCTGCGGGTGAACCCCTGA
- a CDS encoding cupin domain-containing protein, which yields MDPLPTRVTRLLADLPLRADDEIVSVLVSDAGLRVERIVSTGQASPPGFYYDQPHAEWVAVLTGAADLRFADEAQARRLVAGDAVLIAPHRRHRVEWTESPTVWLAIHFGPQVGAADPAPSIRD from the coding sequence ATGGATCCACTCCCGACACGCGTGACCCGTCTGCTCGCCGATCTGCCGCTACGGGCGGACGACGAGATCGTGTCGGTCCTGGTCTCGGATGCGGGCCTGCGGGTGGAGCGCATCGTCTCAACCGGTCAGGCGAGCCCGCCGGGCTTCTACTACGACCAGCCGCATGCCGAATGGGTCGCTGTCCTGACGGGCGCGGCCGACCTGCGGTTCGCCGATGAGGCTCAGGCCCGTCGCCTGGTCGCGGGCGACGCCGTGCTGATCGCGCCCCATCGTCGGCACCGTGTCGAATGGACCGAATCGCCCACCGTCTGGCTGGCGATCCATTTCGGGCCCCAGGTCGGCGCTGCGGATCCGGCTCCGAGCATTCGGGACTAG
- the rsmD gene encoding 16S rRNA (guanine(966)-N(2))-methyltransferase RsmD has product MRIVGGAWRGRRLAAPRTDAIRPTSDRLRESVFNVLAHAYDDAVAGARVLDLFAGTGALGFEALSRGATYALLVDEGAEARAVIRENIEALGAEGVTRLFRRDATRLGPASTAGTFSLVFCDPPYGRDLAPRALRSAAEGAWLAPGALIVVEEVEAAQLVWPAGFAELERRVYGDTAVAIARFAA; this is encoded by the coding sequence ATGAGGATCGTCGGCGGCGCGTGGCGAGGCCGCCGGCTTGCCGCGCCGCGCACCGACGCCATCCGGCCGACCTCGGACCGGCTGCGCGAGTCGGTGTTCAACGTGCTCGCGCACGCCTATGACGACGCCGTGGCCGGCGCCCGGGTCCTCGACCTGTTCGCCGGCACGGGCGCCCTCGGCTTCGAGGCGCTGTCGCGGGGCGCGACCTACGCCCTCCTCGTCGACGAGGGCGCCGAGGCGCGCGCGGTGATCCGCGAGAATATCGAGGCCCTCGGTGCCGAAGGCGTGACGCGCCTGTTCCGGCGGGACGCGACCCGCCTCGGCCCGGCTTCCACAGCGGGCACCTTCTCGCTTGTCTTCTGCGATCCGCCCTACGGCCGCGATCTCGCGCCCCGCGCCCTGAGAAGCGCCGCCGAGGGCGCGTGGCTCGCGCCGGGGGCTCTCATCGTCGTCGAGGAAGTCGAGGCCGCTCAGCTCGTCTGGCCGGCCGGCTTCGCGGAGCTGGAGCGGCGCGTCTACGGCGACACGGCCGTGGCGATCGCCCGGTTCGCCGCCTGA
- a CDS encoding CsbD family protein → MSSTTDKIKGVANEALGKAKQGIGDVTGNDKLKAEGAAQELKGKAQGTVGDAKSAVKSATDKL, encoded by the coding sequence ATGAGCAGCACCACCGACAAGATCAAGGGCGTCGCCAACGAGGCCCTCGGCAAGGCCAAGCAGGGCATCGGCGACGTGACCGGCAACGACAAGCTCAAGGCCGAGGGCGCCGCTCAGGAGCTCAAGGGCAAGGCCCAGGGCACGGTCGGCGACGCCAAGAGCGCGGTGAAGTCCGCCACCGACAAGCTCTGA
- a CDS encoding SDR family NAD(P)-dependent oxidoreductase, producing MIPTYSRALIVGAGSGLSASLARVLAADGMAVGLAARNVDKLAALAAETGAAVHACDASQPAEVEALFARLEPALGGPPDVVVYNASGRLRGPVADLDPDAVARALMVSAYGGFLVAQAAARRMLPRRHGAILLTGASASVKGFAESSPFAMGKFALRGLGQSLARELQPRGIHVAHIVIDGAIRNPARGGEPPEAPDSHLDPDAIARAYRDLLRQDRSAWTSELELRPWTERF from the coding sequence ATGATCCCGACCTATTCAAGAGCCCTGATCGTCGGGGCAGGCTCCGGCCTCAGCGCGTCGCTCGCGCGCGTGCTTGCGGCCGACGGCATGGCGGTCGGCCTCGCCGCCCGGAACGTCGACAAGCTCGCCGCGCTGGCGGCCGAGACGGGCGCGGCGGTCCACGCCTGCGACGCCAGCCAGCCCGCGGAGGTCGAGGCCCTGTTCGCCCGCCTCGAACCCGCGCTCGGCGGCCCCCCGGACGTCGTCGTCTACAACGCGAGCGGCCGCCTCCGCGGCCCGGTCGCCGACCTCGATCCGGACGCGGTTGCCCGGGCCCTGATGGTGTCGGCGTATGGCGGATTCCTGGTAGCGCAGGCCGCGGCGCGCCGGATGCTGCCGCGCCGCCACGGCGCGATCCTGCTGACCGGCGCGTCGGCGAGCGTGAAGGGCTTCGCCGAGTCGTCGCCGTTCGCCATGGGGAAGTTCGCCCTGCGGGGACTCGGCCAGAGCCTCGCTCGCGAACTGCAGCCCCGGGGCATTCACGTCGCCCACATCGTGATCGACGGCGCGATCCGCAATCCGGCCCGCGGCGGCGAGCCGCCGGAGGCGCCCGACAGCCACCTCGATCCCGACGCCATCGCCCGGGCCTATCGCGACCTCCTGCGTCAGGACCGAAGCGCTTGGACCTCCGAGCTGGAACTGCGTCCCTGGACGGAACGGTTCTGA
- a CDS encoding helix-turn-helix domain-containing protein, whose amino-acid sequence MANPTPKPKQTTAIDHGVGSRIAFLRAANGLSQSALASALGVSFQQVQKYETGKNRVGAGRLQAIAERLGVPVSSFFEPEPEATTDSGPALLRVAGAVELLRAYNQIADDQMRRDVLSLVKSAARIGHTRSADEAAAQAPGPSRNA is encoded by the coding sequence ATGGCGAACCCAACCCCCAAGCCGAAGCAGACCACAGCCATCGATCACGGGGTCGGCAGCCGCATCGCGTTCCTTCGGGCGGCGAACGGGCTGAGCCAGTCCGCGCTGGCCAGCGCGCTGGGCGTCAGCTTCCAGCAGGTCCAGAAATACGAGACCGGTAAGAATCGTGTCGGTGCCGGTCGCCTCCAGGCCATCGCCGAGCGGCTCGGTGTTCCGGTCTCGAGCTTCTTCGAGCCGGAGCCCGAGGCGACGACCGATAGCGGTCCCGCGCTCCTGCGCGTTGCCGGCGCCGTCGAATTGCTCCGGGCGTACAATCAGATCGCCGACGATCAGATGCGCCGCGACGTGCTCTCGCTCGTGAAGTCCGCGGCGCGGATCGGCCATACCCGGTCGGCGGACGAGGCGGCAGCGCAGGCGCCCGGCCCGTCGCGCAACGCATGA
- a CDS encoding pseudouridine synthase has product MSDLPNDDKPEGTARPAPESARTEGWAPPTDAGRADTEGDGSAKSAAKKAARKAKPQPPQQTVPAPEPEPASSADTEGLIETPPGERIAKAMARAGIASRRDAETMIVAGRVSVNGETLTSPARNVTENDRILIDGEPMPSRERSRLWIFHKPRGVVTTARDPEGRQTVFDVLPEDLPRVVAVGRLDINTEGLLLLTNDGGLAKVIAHPDTGWLRRYRVRAHGDTDQAQLDRLAKGVTIDGMEYGPVEATLDRVQGDNVWLTLGLREGKNREVKRILEHLGLSVNRLIRLSFGPFQLGDLEVGLVEEVRTRVLKDQLGKSLAEQAGVDFDSPVREPIAPFGGTRPADRDAKSAQPAPARRNAARPAPAPRVSTGGAGPGPRSSTWRDEDAAKPRGTRVPRRGADPRTAQAAAAERGRERVGSIRAGERRVVVERLSATPAEPAPVAKPKRRFADRGAPERQERPAGPRNERRGDERPRRETARSDAPRDERRFDERGGKSGGRRERTFEAGPTEGTSRKPGGFRGSKPAGAGGKPAFGGPKTGAPRPGGSRPGGKPGGFTGKAGGQGTRSGPGGGPSAGGRPGAPRGGARPGGGRPPRGTR; this is encoded by the coding sequence ATGAGCGACTTGCCGAACGACGATAAGCCGGAGGGGACCGCCCGTCCGGCCCCCGAGTCAGCGCGCACCGAGGGTTGGGCGCCGCCGACCGATGCGGGCCGCGCCGACACCGAGGGCGACGGGTCCGCCAAGTCCGCCGCGAAGAAGGCCGCCCGAAAGGCCAAGCCGCAGCCTCCTCAGCAGACGGTCCCTGCGCCGGAGCCCGAACCCGCCTCGTCCGCCGACACCGAGGGCCTGATCGAGACGCCGCCCGGCGAGCGCATCGCGAAGGCGATGGCTCGGGCTGGCATCGCCTCGCGGCGCGACGCCGAGACGATGATTGTGGCCGGACGCGTGAGCGTCAACGGCGAGACGCTGACGTCCCCCGCCCGCAACGTCACCGAGAACGACCGCATCCTGATCGATGGCGAGCCGATGCCGTCGCGGGAGCGCAGCCGCCTGTGGATCTTCCACAAGCCGCGGGGCGTGGTGACGACCGCCCGGGATCCGGAGGGCCGGCAGACGGTGTTCGACGTGCTCCCGGAGGATCTACCCCGGGTCGTGGCTGTCGGACGGCTCGACATCAACACCGAGGGGCTGCTGCTCCTCACCAACGATGGTGGGCTCGCCAAGGTGATCGCGCATCCTGACACGGGCTGGCTGCGCCGCTACCGGGTCCGCGCCCACGGCGACACCGATCAGGCCCAACTCGACCGGCTGGCCAAGGGCGTCACCATCGACGGGATGGAGTACGGCCCCGTCGAGGCGACGCTCGACCGGGTGCAGGGCGACAACGTCTGGCTGACACTCGGCCTGCGCGAGGGCAAGAACCGCGAAGTCAAGCGCATCCTGGAGCATCTCGGGCTCTCGGTGAACCGGCTGATCCGGCTCTCCTTCGGGCCGTTCCAGCTCGGCGACCTAGAAGTCGGTCTGGTCGAGGAGGTGCGGACCCGCGTGCTCAAGGATCAGCTCGGCAAGAGCCTCGCCGAGCAGGCCGGCGTGGATTTCGACAGCCCGGTCCGCGAGCCGATCGCGCCGTTCGGCGGCACCCGCCCGGCGGACCGCGATGCCAAGTCCGCGCAGCCGGCGCCGGCCCGGCGCAACGCCGCGCGTCCCGCGCCGGCGCCGCGCGTCTCGACCGGAGGCGCCGGTCCCGGACCGCGTAGCTCCACGTGGCGCGATGAGGACGCGGCGAAGCCCCGGGGCACGCGCGTGCCCCGGCGCGGCGCGGATCCCCGGACCGCACAGGCGGCCGCGGCGGAACGCGGCCGCGAGCGCGTCGGCTCGATCCGCGCCGGTGAGCGCCGGGTCGTCGTCGAGCGGCTGTCCGCCACACCGGCGGAGCCGGCCCCCGTCGCCAAGCCGAAGCGCCGCTTCGCCGACCGCGGAGCGCCGGAGCGACAGGAACGCCCCGCCGGTCCGCGCAACGAGCGCCGCGGCGACGAGCGCCCGCGTCGCGAGACCGCGCGGAGCGACGCACCGCGTGACGAGCGGCGATTCGACGAGCGCGGCGGCAAGTCCGGAGGACGGCGCGAACGGACGTTCGAGGCCGGGCCGACCGAGGGGACGTCGCGCAAGCCGGGCGGGTTCCGCGGCTCGAAGCCGGCCGGCGCTGGGGGCAAGCCCGCGTTCGGCGGCCCGAAGACGGGGGCGCCGCGTCCCGGCGGAAGTCGCCCCGGTGGCAAGCCCGGCGGATTCACCGGTAAGGCGGGCGGCCAGGGCACGCGCAGCGGCCCGGGCGGCGGCCCGAGCGCGGGCGGCCGTCCCGGTGCGCCGCGCGGCGGCGCCCGGCCCGGCGGCGGCAGGCCGCCCCGCGGGACGCGATGA